Proteins from one Ahaetulla prasina isolate Xishuangbanna chromosome 2, ASM2864084v1, whole genome shotgun sequence genomic window:
- the CKS2 gene encoding cyclin-dependent kinases regulatory subunit 2 → MAHKQIYYSDKYFDENYEYRHVMLPRELSKQVPKTHLMTEEEWRRLGVQQSLGWVHYMIHEPEPHILLFRRPLPKGQQK, encoded by the exons ATGGCTCATAAGCAGATCTATTATTCGGATAAATACTTCGACGAAAACTACGAATACCG GCATGTGATGTTGCCAAGAGAGCTCTCAAAGCAAGTACCAAAAACACATCTAATGACTGAGGAAGAATGGAGAAGGCTTGGTGTTCAGCAGAGTCTTGGCTGGGTCCACTATATGATTCATGAACCAG AACCACATATCCTTCTTTTTAGAAGACCACTTCCAAAAGGCCAACAAAAATAA